The Procambarus clarkii isolate CNS0578487 chromosome 24, FALCON_Pclarkii_2.0, whole genome shotgun sequence genomic interval ATTCAGAAAAAAACACAAATTGACTATTTGGTCAGCTTCCATTTGCTTTGCCTTATATACACTCAGTCAGAACTTACAAATGATATGGTTAAACAATTATTAAATTTTCAACAAAATAGTCAAACTGTCGAGGTGCTGGAGCCACACCAGACTAACACATGTAACTGTCGAGGTGCTGGAGCCACACCAGACTAACACATGTAACTGTCGAGGTGCTGGAGCCACACCAGACTAACACATGTAACTGTCGAGGTGCTGGAGCCACACCAGACTAACACATGTATCGACTGAATTTGCTTGATTATCGTTTTACAATTTTTAAAACATGAGTTTTTGTTGCAATCTCAAAGTCTGCCTTTTTCAAGAGCATTTTTCCTGattaaaacatgtttttttttaaattttaattaaaatttggtgaggaacttcctaagggaTAATAATACTCTCCTAAAAGTGAGAAATTAAAGCGTCAAAAAGACGATTGTTATAAagtagtggttgttgtgttgggtaATATATCAAGGTAAGGGAGATCCAATCACTGGGGTAAGGTAAGGCCCGGTCCCCAGGGGGAAACATTTCCCAGCTAAGTAGGAAAATCAATATATGGTCTGATGTCTAGGAAGAGATCATTAACCCCACTACAACAAAGCCGATGAAAACTCCTGGTTAAAGCcttaatatataatttattaaccCTAATCCCCACAAGTACAATAAATACCTTaccacctggggaccattcaggcttgttcgcatttgtgttcctcacgcgtgccccaaagaatgaggtgatttgataaaatgttatgcccaagataaccatcagagtgccggcgggctgatgggctaaatagcctcggctaccatcagtttttgtccggtcgtgatggtcaagtggattaaggcatcctgtacataccagttgcgttgctcctggtatgtacaggatgtaCTCCtggttcgagtcccttctggggtgtgagttttcagttgcatatagtcctggggaccattcaggcttgttcgcatatatatatatatgtatatatatatatatatatatatatatatatatatatatatatatatatatatatatatatatatatatatatatatttcgtacctagtagccagaacgcacttctcagcctacaattcagggcccgatttgcctaataagccaagttttcctgaattaatatattttctcaattttttttcttatgaaatgataaagctacccatttcattatgtatgaggtcaatttttttttattggagttaaaattaacgtagatatatgaccgaacctaaccaaccctacctaacctaacctaacctatctttatgggttaggttaggttaggtagccgaaaaagctaggttaggttaggtagtcgaaaaacaattaattaatgaaaacttggcttattaggcaaatcgggccttgcatagtaggctgagaagtgcgttctggctactaggtacgacatatatatatatatatatatatatatatatatatatatatatatatatatatatatatatatatagatataggtaCTTATCTCGTTATTTAAagaagaaggaagaaaggaagaaggTAAGAAAGGAGAACCCACAGCACAATGTGTGCCCAGCAGCTCAGTTCAGCAGAGAAGAACCTCTTCCACACACTGTAGCCGCTGCCTGAATCATTAACCTGATCGTACAGTAACATTACTTATTCTTTAATACAATGTTAGTTGCCAGTAATCAGTTCTAAGCATAACTAACATCCTAGCTTTACTCTACACTTACATTAATTATTACAATGTTCTCACAGCTCTGAGCATCTAATATGCTCTAACATCTGAGAAGGGAGACTATCGATCGTCACATGGCCACATAACAGAACAGTTCTCTTGAATATAAGACTGCTGGATAATTTAACTAATCCCACACATAAGCCAAAACATTCAAGGCCTATCACTAAAAGTACTTGAATTAATAGTCCTTAAttcatgtaaaacaaaagcaccacGACCCTGGTTCCTACAGAGTGTCAACCCGATTATGGACCCCAGGATGGTAACAACGATGCACAGATGAAACAATTACTCATCCttacttatgtttttcttcatccAGAGTTGCCGATTTGGAACTTCGACGGGTCATCGACAGGTCAGGCTGAGGGCAGAAACAGTGACGTCTTCCTCCACCCAGTCGCCATTTACCGGGATCCTTTCAGACTAGGAGACAACAAGCTGGTGTTGTGCGAGACCTACAGATATGATAACACACCAACTCACACAAACCACCGCAAAACGTGCCTGGAGGCGCTGAAGAAGGCAGAAGACCAAAAGCCGTGGTTCGGCATGGAACAAGAGTACACTCTCCTGGACACTGATAATCAACCACTAGGCTGGCCCAAGAATGGCTTCCCAGGCCCTCAGGGGCCCTATTACTGTGGTGTGGGTACTAATAGAGTCTTTGGCAGGGACGTGGTGGAGGCCCACTACAGGGCGTGTCTGTACGCCGGCATCAACATCTCTGGAGAGAACGCCGAGGTGATGCCCGCTCAGTGGGAGTTCCAGGTTGGTCCCAATGAGGGTATTTCCATGGGCGACGACCTCTGGATGGCCCGGTACCTCCTTCACCGTGTTGCAGAAGACTTCAACgttgtggtgtccctggacccCAAGCCCATCCCTGGCGACTGGAACGGTGCCGGAATGCACAGCAACTTCTCAACTAAAGGAATGCGAGATCCCAATGGAATTTCGGAGATACAAAAGGCTGTCGAAAATCTTTCTAAGAATCATGCTGTGCACATTAAGGCTTATGATCCCCGCGGAGGCAAGGACAACGAGAGACGTCTGACTGGCCGTCTTGAGACTTCATCCATCCACGACTTCTCGGCCGGTGTGGCCAACAGAGGTGCTTCTGTCCGTATTCCGCGTGGCGTGGCCGAGGACAAGTGTGGCTACCTGGAGGACCGCAGACCCTCCTCCAACGCCGATCCTTACGCCGTCTCAGAGAGAATGGTGCGGACCATCTGTCTCAACGACATCTGAATGTGGCCTCCACGACATCTGAATGTGGCCTCAACAACATCTGAATGTGGCCTCAACGACATCTGAATGTGGCCTCAACAACATCTGAATGTGGCCTCAACAACATCTGAATGTGGCCTCCATAACATCTGAATGTGGCCTCCACAACATCTGAATGTGGCCTCCACAACATCTGAATGTGGCCTCAACAACATCTGAATATGGCCTCCACAACATCTGAATGTGGCCTCAACAACATCTGAATGTGGCCTCCATAACATCTGAATGTGGCCTCCACAACATCTGAATGTGGCCTCCACAACATCTGAATGTGGCCTCCATAAC includes:
- the LOC123753391 gene encoding glutamine synthetase; the protein is MGESLISSRTTNKTVMDRYMRLAIPDGKCQVMYVWIDGSGEMLRSKTRTLNFVPKSPTELPIWNFDGSSTGQAEGRNSDVFLHPVAIYRDPFRLGDNKLVLCETYRYDNTPTHTNHRKTCLEALKKAEDQKPWFGMEQEYTLLDTDNQPLGWPKNGFPGPQGPYYCGVGTNRVFGRDVVEAHYRACLYAGINISGENAEVMPAQWEFQVGPNEGISMGDDLWMARYLLHRVAEDFNVVVSLDPKPIPGDWNGAGMHSNFSTKGMRDPNGISEIQKAVENLSKNHAVHIKAYDPRGGKDNERRLTGRLETSSIHDFSAGVANRGASVRIPRGVAEDKCGYLEDRRPSSNADPYAVSERMVRTICLNDI